In Melanotaenia boesemani isolate fMelBoe1 chromosome 1, fMelBoe1.pri, whole genome shotgun sequence, the genomic window ACTATATCTTTAATGCATCCTCTTTAAAATCTCAATAAGAAAACAGACTTTGCCCTTAATGCCTAATCATGCTTTATTACCAGGTGGTTGCAGAGGGCTTACCAGAACCACAGTATCTTTCATATGTTCAAATTCTTCAGGGTGGAGGAAGGCTGTGAACTCTTCTCTGTCGGCTGCAAGGTCGTCGTTCAGATCAGCAGCTTTAAACCTCCTCTCATCTCGAGGAAGCATCTTCTTGAAGCTGAACTGGTCTGTAGAATCCTCAAACTCCTCTGGGTTGGCTGCAAAGGTGAATTCAAATCAGGTTACTGTCAGGCTTaaacaaagaagaaggaaaaaaaaagaaaagacagtgcACAACATGAGATCCATACCCAGATAGTATCCATAAGTGGCCTGCTTGTACTCATCCCATGAGATCTTGTTGTCTTTGTTCAGATCATAATCTGTCCATACTTTTGCTACATTCTCATAGACGTAACGCTTCTGGACTCGTTTTATCCAAGCTTTGAGTTCAGCTGTGGTAATGTAGCCATCTGCATTGCTGTCTATTCGGTCCACAATTTTACTGgaaggcaaaaaaagaaaaagataaacataTTAGATATAAACACAATATTCTATTTAATATAGAACTGGAAATGGGCTGTTTCAACTCTGACCACAAAGAAACTCAAAATAAAACCATGTGTGTTCTGGTACTTTTACTGCAATGAAAGTGGCTTTAGTGAGAGTACTCTAGTAGGAGGAGCTGGCAAACCCAGTTTAGCAAAAACTGTAGTGCAACTGAAGTGTATTCTTAGACTTGGGCTGCCACGTTGTGATGTTACAGGGATCCTCCCACTCTCAACACCACAGGAAGATTTCTTAAACGTGTGCCACAAGGTGCCAACTTGTCACCAAAGCAGTagagcaaagaagaagaagaagaagaagaagaagaaaaaaaagacacacaacCCAGTAAAAGACGTGGACCACTTACAGAACCACGTGGCACATCGGGTGTCACTGCAAATTGTGACAGACTTATacaacttttaacatttttaacgaCCATTTATCATTATGCAAAGCAATTAACCCTGCAGGAGTCTGTCTAATGCAGTTTAATGTACCCTCACAGATTTGCTGGCATGCACATCTCTCTCAGGCACATGTGCTcatgttattacattttaatgtccTCAGCCTGGACAGAAACACGCACTCCAGCAGGAGAGTAAGtgatttacaaacacaaaagctCAACACAGCCCGCGGCAACAACAATATCAGTGGCTGTATTTACAGATATCACTTGTCAGACCAGAGGAGGTGTGTTATTCTTACCTAAGCTTGTCCTTGCTTTCCTCAGGGGTGAGCTGGTCAAACGTTTTAGCCTCCTCTTTGCCCAGAAAGGCCTCGTGGTCGTACTGGAAGCTCTTATTGTCTTCGTGGGCTTGCCTGCTCAGTTCTGGGTCATGAAGAACCCTCTCCTTTCTTAACGTGGGTTTAGCATTGGCTACTGCGGCGCACAGAACCACAGCACACACCAAGGTGAATCCGGCCAACATCTCTGGGCTAGGGATGACTCCTGAGGCCAAACAGCAGTTCCTGAACAGGCCTGTTACACTACAATGCACAACAGATAAGCGGCTGTGTAGCCACTTTAATTACTTAACCCGCTACACACCGACAACTCTCTTTCTGTTTGACAGCAGTGTCCAGTAACCAAACCTTTAAAGAGCACCTGTTCTTACCGACAGGTCCACCGAAGAACCTCAAACCCTCACATTCACAGTTTGAAGCAATCCTGTCCCTCTTTCCTGAGGGAAGGGATGCGACCGAGCCGGGATTTCCTGTCGCCTTAcgtacagccaatcacagggtcCGTTTCATGGTGGGCGCAGCCTCGTCCAATGACTGAATTTGTACAA contains:
- the rcn1 gene encoding reticulocalbin-1; amino-acid sequence: MLAGFTLVCAVVLCAAVANAKPTLRKERVLHDPELSRQAHEDNKSFQYDHEAFLGKEEAKTFDQLTPEESKDKLSKIVDRIDSNADGYITTAELKAWIKRVQKRYVYENVAKVWTDYDLNKDNKISWDEYKQATYGYYLANPEEFEDSTDQFSFKKMLPRDERRFKAADLNDDLAADREEFTAFLHPEEFEHMKDTVVLETLEDIDKNDDGYVDEDEYIADMFAHEDGGPEPDWVKTEREQFSDFRDLNKDGKMDQDEIRHWIMPQDYDHAQAEARHLVYESDQDKDQMLTKEEILENWNMFVGSQATNYGEDLTRNHDEL